One Rhodoferax ferrireducens T118 DNA segment encodes these proteins:
- a CDS encoding sensor histidine kinase: MKDSQILSTFQEQAPELSAPAPKPAAMLVFDACHVGVMLRAVLFVEAVVAVGAMFGSATFLDWLTRLSLLTGGALPATLVWLIVACSLKKLLARLSSSAQQVVGVALGAVAGLYGCGVLSLVGLLEPAPWLASAASGALLSAALVAALVLRAKGQTPAATAARLSELQARIRPHFLFNTLNTAIALVRAEPAKAETLLEDLSDLFRHALMEQGKSVTLLDEIMLAQRYLAIEKLRFGERIQVEWALDPAASTAKLPPLLLQPLVENAVKHGVEPSAQGAEIKISTQRRGSSVVIKVTNTVPVGNSEPGSGVALNNVRDRLSLLHDLQGQFQYGLKDGVFQVRIEVPL; the protein is encoded by the coding sequence ATGAAAGATTCCCAAATTTTATCGACCTTCCAGGAACAGGCGCCAGAGTTGTCTGCGCCGGCGCCCAAGCCTGCGGCCATGCTGGTGTTTGATGCCTGTCACGTGGGCGTGATGCTGCGTGCCGTACTGTTTGTTGAAGCGGTGGTGGCGGTGGGGGCCATGTTTGGTTCCGCCACGTTTCTTGACTGGCTGACGCGCCTGTCCCTGCTCACCGGCGGCGCTTTGCCGGCCACATTGGTCTGGTTGATTGTGGCGTGCAGCCTCAAGAAATTGCTGGCCCGGCTGAGCAGCAGCGCCCAGCAGGTGGTCGGGGTCGCCCTGGGAGCTGTGGCTGGTTTGTATGGCTGTGGCGTGCTGTCCTTGGTGGGGCTGCTGGAGCCGGCACCCTGGCTGGCCAGTGCGGCCAGCGGTGCCCTGTTGTCGGCGGCGCTGGTGGCGGCGCTGGTGTTGCGCGCCAAAGGCCAGACGCCGGCGGCCACGGCGGCGCGCTTGAGTGAGTTGCAGGCCCGCATTCGTCCGCATTTTTTGTTCAATACGCTCAACACGGCGATTGCGCTGGTGCGCGCTGAGCCGGCCAAGGCCGAAACCTTGCTGGAAGATTTGAGCGACCTGTTTCGCCATGCACTCATGGAACAGGGGAAATCGGTCACCCTGCTTGATGAGATCATGCTGGCGCAGCGCTATCTGGCGATCGAAAAGCTGCGCTTTGGTGAGCGCATTCAGGTGGAGTGGGCATTGGACCCGGCTGCATCGACCGCCAAATTGCCGCCCTTGCTGTTGCAGCCGCTGGTGGAAAACGCCGTCAAACACGGGGTCGAGCCCAGCGCGCAAGGGGCAGAAATCAAAATATCCACGCAACGCCGCGGCTCAAGCGTCGTCATCAAGGTGACCAACACGGTGCCCGTGGGCAACAGTGAGCCTGGCAGCGGCGTGGCGCTGAATAATGTGCGGGACCGGCTCAGCCTGCTGCACGACCTGCAGGGCCAGTTTCAGTACGGGTTGAAAGACGGCGTGTTTCAGGTTCGCATCGAGGTGCCGCTATGA
- the argH gene encoding argininosuccinate lyase: protein MSHNQFDKKSQAWSALFSEPMSDLVKRYTASVFFDKRLWQADIAGSLAHADMLAAQKIISSEDHNAIQSGMATISAEIESGAFDWKLELEDVHLNIEARLTQLIGLAGKRLHTGRSRNDQVATDVRLWLRGEIDLIGALLTDLQKALLEVAEKNVEVILPGFTHLQVAQPISFGHHMLAYVEMFSRDAERMSEVRRRTNRLPLGAAALAGTSYPLDRERVAVSLGMVDEKGHPCVCQNSLDAVSDRDFAIEFTAAASLCMVHISRMSEELILWMSQNFGFIKIADRFTTGSSIMPQKKNPDVPELARGKTGRVVGHLMGLITLMKGQPLAYNKDNQEDKEPLFDTVDTLKDTLRIFAEMIGGQLNPATGIKEGGISVNPQAMEQAALKGYATATDLADYLVKKGLPFRDAHETVAHAVKAAITHQVDLSELPLAVLQQFNPGIEKDVYEVLSLRGSLNARDILGGTAPNQVRAQIARHRARLG, encoded by the coding sequence ATGTCACACAACCAATTTGATAAAAAATCGCAAGCCTGGTCCGCCCTGTTCTCCGAGCCCATGAGCGATCTGGTCAAGCGCTACACCGCCAGCGTGTTTTTTGACAAGCGGCTGTGGCAGGCCGACATTGCCGGCAGTCTGGCCCATGCCGACATGCTGGCGGCGCAAAAAATCATCAGCAGCGAAGATCACAACGCGATTCAAAGCGGCATGGCCACCATCAGCGCCGAGATCGAATCCGGCGCCTTTGACTGGAAGCTTGAGCTCGAAGACGTGCATCTCAACATCGAAGCGCGCTTGACGCAACTCATCGGCCTGGCGGGCAAGCGCCTGCACACTGGCCGCAGTCGCAACGACCAGGTCGCCACCGACGTGCGGCTTTGGCTGCGCGGCGAGATTGACCTGATCGGCGCGCTGCTCACCGACCTGCAAAAGGCACTGCTGGAAGTGGCCGAGAAAAATGTCGAAGTGATTCTGCCGGGTTTCACTCACCTGCAGGTGGCGCAGCCGATCAGCTTTGGTCACCACATGCTGGCCTATGTCGAGATGTTCAGCCGCGACGCCGAACGCATGAGCGAGGTGCGCCGTCGCACCAACCGCCTGCCCCTGGGCGCCGCCGCGCTGGCCGGCACCAGCTACCCGCTGGACCGCGAGCGTGTGGCGGTCAGTCTGGGCATGGTCGATGAGAAAGGCCATCCTTGCGTCTGCCAGAACTCGCTGGACGCTGTCAGCGACCGTGATTTCGCCATTGAATTCACCGCGGCCGCCTCGCTCTGCATGGTGCACATCAGCCGCATGAGCGAAGAGCTGATTTTGTGGATGAGCCAGAACTTTGGCTTTATCAAAATCGCCGACCGCTTCACCACCGGCAGTTCCATCATGCCGCAGAAGAAAAACCCGGACGTACCCGAACTGGCGCGCGGCAAGACCGGGCGCGTGGTCGGCCACCTGATGGGCCTGATCACCCTGATGAAGGGCCAGCCGCTGGCCTACAACAAGGACAACCAGGAAGACAAGGAGCCACTGTTTGACACGGTGGACACGCTCAAAGACACACTGCGCATCTTTGCCGAGATGATCGGCGGCCAGCTCAACCCCGCCACCGGCATCAAAGAGGGTGGCATCAGCGTCAACCCGCAAGCCATGGAACAAGCAGCGCTCAAAGGCTACGCCACCGCCACCGATCTGGCCGACTATCTGGTCAAAAAAGGCCTGCCATTCCGCGATGCGCATGAGACGGTGGCGCACGCCGTGAAAGCCGCCATCACCCACCAGGTGGATCTGTCGGAATTGCCGCTGGCGGTGTTGCAGCAGTTCAACCCGGGTATTGAGAAGGACGTGTACGAGGTGCTGTCCTTGCGCGGCTCGCTCAATGCACGCGACATTCTGGGCGGGACCGCGCCGAACCAGGTGCGCGCGCAGATCGCACGACACCGGGCAAGGTTGGGTTAA
- a CDS encoding LytR/AlgR family response regulator transcription factor: MALKVLIVDDEALARARLRTLLGDCNAPAASVEAEAANAAQALAWLQHHPVDVALIDIHMPGSDGLRLAQTLRTLPQPPAVVFVTAYAEHAVQAFEVEAADYLTKPVRLERLQLALQKIERNRQNGRGPQPDFPGEVLIIQDRGRTERVPLAEVLYLKAELKYITVRTAARSYILEGSLSELEDKYGTRFLRIHRNTLIARRAVRSLEKYHDPQEGEGWAVRLNGIDELLWVSRRQLAAVRELVAS, from the coding sequence ATGGCTCTGAAGGTATTGATCGTGGACGATGAAGCCCTGGCGCGCGCCCGCCTGCGAACGCTGCTGGGGGATTGCAACGCGCCTGCGGCCAGTGTTGAGGCCGAGGCCGCCAACGCCGCGCAGGCCTTGGCGTGGCTGCAGCACCACCCGGTCGATGTGGCCTTGATCGATATTCACATGCCGGGTTCCGACGGCTTGAGGCTGGCGCAGACGCTGCGCACGCTGCCCCAGCCGCCGGCGGTGGTGTTTGTTACCGCCTACGCTGAACACGCCGTGCAGGCGTTCGAGGTCGAAGCGGCGGACTATCTGACCAAGCCGGTCCGGCTGGAGCGGCTGCAGCTTGCGCTACAAAAAATAGAGCGAAATAGGCAGAATGGACGGGGGCCGCAGCCCGATTTTCCTGGGGAAGTGTTGATTATTCAAGACCGTGGCCGGACCGAGCGTGTACCGCTGGCCGAGGTGTTGTACCTCAAGGCGGAGCTGAAATACATCACGGTCCGCACGGCTGCTCGGAGCTATATTCTGGAGGGCTCCTTGAGTGAGCTCGAAGACAAGTACGGGACGCGCTTCCTGCGCATCCACCGTAATACCCTGATTGCCCGGCGCGCTGTGCGCTCGCTGGAGAAGTACCATGACCCGCAAGAAGGCGAGGGCTGGGCGGTGCGGCTCAACGGCATTGATGAATTGCTGTGGGTGTCGCGCCGGCAATTGGCGGCGGTGCGGGAGCTGGTCGCAAGTTAG
- a CDS encoding DUF342 domain-containing protein, translated as MDLPNISFREADGQVFLRCEPAPERLPVDSAALHTLLAQAGYGDCLLHEEAIASAAHDCNTQQSPFERLLAQRSDATIQVHIAPDEMAAEISLSPAHGGKTIAMEDLMRALAEAGVLFGVDEAALLRACEPGVCERVLVARGVKAEDGRDTVFEAMIPQAVDRVPQLDENGLIDYREHGSIDSVQAGAPLMRRIPPTAGVVGHSIRGRVLAPRPGRDEPFAAGLTGAQMASDDPNLLLAAVSGQPVRVKGGIMVEPILRVAEVNMATGNIHYDGTVQVDGDVLQGMKVRASGDIVVKGMVDGGLLEAGGNIQVTGGVIAHARLRAGGSVSARFAEGAHIDAGTVIALDDMALECELQSLNQIVIGAASPTRGRMFGGSATAMMLIKVPLLGSAKTGVTQLVLGANAELQAKYQALQERIAKEKSIEENLEKLAKQLTAAGDPKGLLERVKASRVHAVQVWGQSLVEQVELEKQIALGRAAKLEVSVGVAGAVDLRFDKLMARLRQESGAGTFCVDEQGQVVFINTSGQALPITS; from the coding sequence ATGGACCTTCCAAACATTTCTTTCCGGGAAGCGGATGGACAGGTGTTCTTGCGCTGCGAGCCAGCGCCAGAGCGCCTGCCTGTTGACAGCGCCGCACTGCATACCCTGCTGGCACAAGCCGGGTATGGCGATTGCCTGCTGCACGAAGAGGCGATTGCCAGTGCTGCCCACGATTGCAACACCCAGCAAAGCCCCTTCGAGCGGCTGCTAGCCCAGCGCAGCGACGCCACGATCCAGGTCCACATTGCGCCCGACGAAATGGCAGCCGAGATCAGCCTGAGTCCCGCACACGGCGGCAAGACGATCGCCATGGAAGACCTCATGCGGGCGCTGGCTGAGGCGGGCGTCCTGTTCGGCGTCGACGAAGCGGCACTGCTGCGGGCCTGTGAGCCGGGAGTCTGCGAGCGTGTGCTGGTGGCCCGTGGTGTCAAAGCCGAAGACGGGCGTGACACCGTTTTTGAAGCAATGATCCCGCAAGCAGTGGACCGCGTACCCCAGCTGGATGAAAATGGCCTGATCGACTACCGGGAGCACGGCAGCATTGACTCGGTACAGGCGGGTGCGCCTCTGATGCGCCGCATTCCGCCGACGGCCGGCGTTGTCGGCCATAGCATCCGTGGCCGTGTGCTGGCGCCCCGCCCCGGACGCGACGAGCCTTTTGCCGCCGGACTGACTGGCGCGCAGATGGCCAGCGACGACCCCAACCTGCTGCTGGCAGCGGTGAGCGGGCAACCGGTGCGGGTCAAAGGCGGCATCATGGTGGAGCCGATCCTGCGGGTCGCGGAAGTCAACATGGCGACCGGCAACATCCACTATGACGGCACCGTGCAGGTCGATGGCGACGTCCTGCAGGGCATGAAAGTCCGGGCGAGCGGCGACATCGTGGTCAAGGGCATGGTGGACGGCGGGCTTCTCGAGGCCGGTGGCAATATTCAAGTGACAGGGGGCGTCATCGCCCATGCCAGGCTGCGCGCAGGTGGCTCAGTCAGCGCACGTTTTGCAGAAGGCGCCCATATTGATGCCGGTACCGTGATTGCACTGGACGACATGGCTTTGGAGTGTGAATTGCAGTCACTCAACCAAATCGTCATCGGCGCCGCTTCGCCCACGCGCGGACGCATGTTTGGAGGCTCGGCCACCGCCATGATGCTGATCAAGGTGCCCTTGCTGGGCTCGGCCAAGACCGGTGTGACGCAACTGGTGCTGGGCGCCAACGCGGAGCTGCAGGCCAAATACCAGGCGCTGCAAGAGCGCATCGCCAAAGAAAAATCGATTGAAGAGAACCTGGAAAAACTGGCCAAGCAACTGACGGCCGCGGGGGACCCCAAGGGACTGTTGGAGCGTGTCAAGGCCTCCAGAGTGCACGCCGTGCAGGTTTGGGGCCAATCCCTGGTTGAACAAGTTGAGCTGGAAAAGCAAATCGCGCTGGGACGCGCCGCCAAGCTTGAGGTGAGCGTTGGCGTGGCCGGGGCGGTGGACCTGCGCTTTGACAAACTGATGGCACGGCTGCGTCAGGAATCCGGCGCCGGCACCTTCTGCGTTGACGAGCAAGGGCAAGTGGTGTTCATCAACACCTCGGGACAGGCGCTACCAATCACTTCGTGA